The Echeneis naucrates chromosome 8, fEcheNa1.1, whole genome shotgun sequence genome has a window encoding:
- the doc2a gene encoding double C2-like domain-containing protein alpha — protein MTVQRGKKLSISIQEHMAIDVCPGPIRPIRQISAYFPRLSPTSPNPAVSPVPSSSPLALSPGSVASGMGGAQLLSPLLAHGRPGGGGSLSLTSSVDTSVEINSSDSDDCTALGTLEFELRYEQSSSELRCTILRAKGLKPMDFNGLSDPYVKLHLLPGACKANKLKTKTIRNSLNPVWNETLTYVGITEEDMHRKTLRLSVCDEDKLTHNELIGESRVPLKRVKPDQTKRFRTCLEHPPPLPSPTAMGEALRGISCYLREWENEQLQSLEERGRLLLSLQFLPPLTLEDQDGGGAEGRRGGGLCVGVKRCAHLAAMDVNGFSDPYVKIYLKPDLEKKSKHKTAVMKKTLNPEFNEEFFYEISVSELANKTLEVTVWDYDLGRSNDFIGGLCLSGQSQGDALRHWMDCLKNKGTKVERWHILTNELPQTFSHD, from the exons ATGACGGTGCAGAGAGGAAAGAAGCTCAGCATCTCCATCCAGGAACACATGGCCATCGACGTCTGCCCCGGCCCCATCAGACCCATCCGACAGATCTCCGCCTACTTCCCCCGCCtgtcccccacctcccccaacCCCGCCGTGTCCCctgtcccctcctcctcacccttGGCTCTAAGCCCCGGCTCCGTGGCCTCAGGGATGGGTGGGGCTcagctcctgtctcctctgttgGCCCATGGGAGGCCTGGTGGCGGCGGTTCGTTGTCTCTGACCAGCAGCGTGGACACGTCGGTGGAGATCAACAGCTCTGACAGTGACGACTGCA CCGCTCTGGGAACTCTGGAGTTTGAATTGCGATACGAGCAGAGCTCCAGTGAGCTGCGCTGCACCATCCTCCGGGCCAAG GGCCTGAAGCCGATGGACTTTAACGGTCTGTCCGACCCGTACGTCAAACTGCACCTGCTGCCCGGAGCCTGTAAG GCCAACAAGCTGAAGACGAAGACGATCCGTAATTCGTTGAATCCAGTCTGGAATGAAACTCTCACTTACGTCGGGATCACAGAGGAAGACATGCACAGGAAGAcgctcag GTTGTCGGTGTGTGACGAGGACAAGTTGACTCATAATGAGTTGATCGGGGAGTCTCGGGTTCCTCTGAAACGTGTGAAACCAGATCAGACCAAACGTTTCCGGACCTGTCTGGAACATCCTCCTCCA cTGCCGTCTCCCACTGCCATGGGTGAAGCTCTGAGGGGGATTTCCTGCTACCTAAGAGAG TGGGAgaatgagcagctgcagagtctggaggagagaggacgTCTTCTGCTGTCCCTGCAGTTCCTGCCTCCGCTCACTTTGGAGGAccaggatggaggaggagctgaaggccGCCGTGGTGGCGGTCTGTGCGTGGGCGTGAAGCGATGCGCCCACCTGGCAGCCATGGACGTCAACGGGTTCTCCGACCCCTACGTCAAAAT aTACCTGAAGCCTGACTTAGAGAAGAagtccaaacacaaaacagcagtgaTGAAAAAAACTCTCAACCCTGAATTCAACGAG GAGTTCTTCTATGAGATCTCTGTGTCGGAGCTGGCCAACAAGACTCTGGAGGTGACAGTGTGGGACTACGACCTGGGACGCTCCAACGACTTCATAG gcGGTCTCTGTCTGAGCGGTCAGAGTCAGGGCGACGCCCTCCGTCACTGGATGGACTGTCTGAAGAACAAAGGGACGAAGGTGGAGCGGTGGCACATTCTGACCAATGAGCTGCCGCAGACCTTCAGCCACGACTAG